A window of Taeniopygia guttata chromosome 14, bTaeGut7.mat, whole genome shotgun sequence contains these coding sequences:
- the COX19 gene encoding cytochrome c oxidase assembly protein COX19 (The RefSeq protein has 1 substitution compared to this genomic sequence): MSTAMNFSSKSFAPRPPDKGAFPLDHFGECSAFKERFMECLRRSSYESAACRQSAKAYLECRMDRQLMANEPLEKLGFKDLINEKSEEKPEKS; encoded by the exons ATGTCCACCGCCATGAACTTCAGCAGCAAGAGCTTCGCGCCGCGGCCGCCGGACAAGGGCGCGTTCCCGCTGGATCACTTCG GGGAGTGCAGCGCCTTCAAGGAGCGCTTCATGGAGTGCCTGCGCCGCAGCGGCTACGAGAGCGCGGCCTGCCGGCAGAGCGCCAAGGCCTACCTGGAGTGCCGCATGGACAG GCAACTTATGGCTAATGAACCActggaaaaattgggatttaaaGACCTGATAAATgagaaatcagaagaaaaaccTGAGAAGTCGTGA